The Lepeophtheirus salmonis chromosome 1, UVic_Lsal_1.4, whole genome shotgun sequence genome has a segment encoding these proteins:
- the LOC139905611 gene encoding uncharacterized protein, with product MTLKNQSATRWSLRYDAVHAVSLGMVRIMKTLIIMRKDKDTLSSSTATSLLNSIFSHEFVFGIELLKTLLRHTSSLSDELQGRKVDLTKARKHVNLVIRTLEDLKNEKILKSIWKLAELKSSEMKSVFDQEDSVDVEFKEAKIPRRIKWKGTTKSYFRETHFDVAINKIVLELESRFATDDTNITMDLIAIVNDSEVETCVIERVAKHYRLELEQLQSDHAIFQQFKADIDTEDMVSS from the exons atgaccctgaagaaccagtctgctacccgctggagtctccgctacgatgctgtacacgctgtatctctagggatggtcagaatcatgaagaccctcataataatgagaaaagataaagatacattgtcgagttcaacagcaacttctctgctcaacagcatctttagtcacgaatttgttttcggcattgaactgttgaagacactcctcagacacacatctagcttgtcagatgaacttcaaggcagaaaggttgacctaacaaaggcccggaaacacgtcaacctagtgattaggactcttgaagatcttaagaatgagaaaatcttgaaatcaatctggaaacttgctgagttgaagtcgtctgagatgaaatcagtatttgaccaggaggactcagtTGAtgtggaattcaaggaggcgaagattccaaggagaataaagtggaaaggaacaactaaatcctacttccgtgaaacacatttcgatgttgcaatcaataagattgtattagagcttgagagcagatttgccaccgacgatacaaacatcacaatggatctcattgcaatcgtcaatgacagtgaagtggagacctgtgtcattgagcgtgtcgccaagcactacagacttgaactcgagcagctccagtcagaccatgcaatcttccagcaattcaag gcagatattgacacagaagacatggtttcatcataa